A genomic region of Arachis hypogaea cultivar Tifrunner chromosome 5, arahy.Tifrunner.gnm2.J5K5, whole genome shotgun sequence contains the following coding sequences:
- the LOC112799868 gene encoding heavy metal-associated isoprenylated plant protein 31 — protein sequence MSNMVEVRVPNLDCEGCASKLKRALYKLKGVDEVEVEMEAQKITVKGYGLEEKKVLKAIKRAGKVAEPWPFLAGHSHFASFYKYPTYIVNHYYNDAYKSEATNGVHTFFHTPSLYSVAVASDEAFASLFSDDNPHACSIM from the exons ATGTCT AATATGGTAGAGGTGAGAGTTCCAAATCTTGATTGTGAGGGATGTGCTTCAAAATTGAAGAGAGCTCTCTACAAGCTCAAAG GAGTAGATGAGGTAGAAGTGGAAATGGAGGCACAAAAGATAACAGTTAAAGGGTATGGATTAGAAGAGAAGAAGGTTTTGAAGGCAATAAAACGTGCAGGGAAGGTAGCAGAACCATGGCCATTCCTAGCAGGGCATTCTCATTTTGCATCATTCTATAAGTACCCTACTTACATTGTTAACCATTACTACAATGATGCATACAAGAGTGAAGCTACAAATGGAGTTCACACTTTCTTCCATACACCTTCTCTTTATTCTGTTGCTGTGGCCTCTGATGAGGCCTTTGCTTCACTCTTCAGTGATGATAACCCTCATGCATGCTCCATTATGTAA